ACGATCACGGCGAAGCCGAGCGCGGGCCAGCATTCTCTAGGTCTCATTGTTCGTCATCCTCGCGCTCACGGGAGGCACGTGCAGCAGAGTGACGGATTGATGCTGCCGGGGTGTCCGCACCAGCCGCCGGCCTTGCCGATGGCCACGCACGCAGCCTGGCAGTCCGGCGCACTGCCCTTGCAGGCGTCGCAACCCTCGCTCGCGCAGGCGCAGCACGCGCCAGGGTTGGTGCTGCCGGGCGCGCCACAGCTGCCGCCGCTCACGTTCGCGCCTTGACAGGCTTCGGCGCAGGACGATCCGGCCGCCGTACACGCGGTGCAGCCGCCTCCTCCCGGAGGAGTGACGTCGCTTGGGAACGCGACGGCGATGCGGTTCTTGTCCCAGGTGCCCACGGACGCACCGCCGAACCACACCGCTTTCAGGGCGCCGTTCTCCACGTCGAGGAACGGCGTCACCTGTCCGAACTGGTCGTAGCCGGCGCCGCTCAGGGAAAAGAGCTTGCCGCGGTCCATCCAACAGGTGCCGTCGGGGCTCGTGGCCCAGTAGGTGCCATCACCGGCTTCGCGCAGCATGACGTATACGCCGCCGACCTTCTTCACGTCGACCGCGCCGGCGTTCTTGAGCACGGGGTTGCCGGAGAAGCGCGTCCAGGTCACGCCATCCGTCGACGTCGCGTAGCCCACGTGGCGGCTGCCGTTGGCGGCGCCGTCGTACCACATCTTGTAGGTGCCATTTTCGTACAGCACGCTGGGGCGACCGACCTTGTCCGCTTCCCAGCTGCCCGCGGGGCCGGGGCCCAGCACCTCCTTCACCTTGTTGAATCCGGTGAGCGTGCTGCTCTCCGCCAGCCAGATGCGGTCCTCGATGCCGACGGGCGCATCCGTGTAGTACATGCGCCAGGTCGAGCCCACGTGCACCACGCTGGGGTCGTTCACGTGGTTCGAGCTGCCCACGTCCAGAACCGCCGCGGGCGCCGAGTCCTTCGGCCACTTGCGCCACTCGGCGCGATCCATGGACCACGCCATGAAGATGCGGTCGTGACCGTCGCCGCCCTGGGCGCCGTACCACATGACGAACGCGCCGCCGTAGGCGTGGATGTCCGGCGCGTACACGTTGTCCGCGCCGTTGGCGCTCACCGACTTGGTGGGGACCAGCACCGGGTTGTGCGCCCAGGGTGCGATGGTGGCGGGCCAGCCGGCGGGCATCGCGGCGCAGGCGCCCGCGCCGGCCGCGCCGGAAGTGCCGGCCGTGCCGCCCGCGCCGGAAGTGCCGGCCGTGCCGCCCGCGCCGGCCGTGCCGCCCGCGCCGGCAGTGCCGCCGCTACCTGACGCCGCGTCGTTGCCGGCGTCGGGCCATGTTCCCGAGTCGAGCCCGGTGCTGCCACCGCCGCCTCCCGCCGCCGTGGTGCCGCCACTGCCGCTCACCGACGACGTGTCGTCACTCGCGCAGCCGACGAGGGCGATCACGAGCGGGAGCAGTGACGCGCAGCGCATGAGGGGCGTGGCCAGAGTAGCAGATGGAGGTCGGGTCGCGAGGTTCCGCGGCGGACCGACAAGCCAACGAAGAACGGTTCAATGAACCGTTCAACTGCACGAGGGTCGAGGAGAAATACGCGAAATCGACCTCGTTTTGCACGGCACGCGGCTTGCGAAGGAGAGCGGCATGACCAAGACGATTCAGCTGACGCACCTGCTCTCAGTGATGCTCGTCGCCGTGGGGTGCAGCGGCGGCAGTGGCGGCAACGGGTTTCCCGGCAGTGGCGGCTCGAGTGGCGGGAGCTCGAGCGGCGGCTATGGATCCGGCTCCAGCGGCTCCGGCGGCTACAACAGCGGATCCGGAGGCAGCTCGAGCAGCGGTTCGGGTGGCACGAGCGGCGCCAAGAAAGTCTGCGTCTACTATCACAGCTCCTACACCAGCGGCTGCGTGAGCGATCACAGCGAGAGCTGGCAGTGCGACTCCAGCGCGACGGATCTCGCCACCTGCAAGCAGTGGCACAAGTCGGACTCGGACTACGTGTCCGGTTGCAAGTTCTCCGACTACTACAGCAACTTCCAGATGCTCGATGGACCTTGCAGCTCCGCCCTGGCCACCGCCAAGGGGGGCGGGTCGGGCGGCAGCTCCGGGGGCGGGTCGGGCGGCAGCTCGGGCGGGTCTTCCACCGGAGGCGCTGGCGGCGGGACCAGCACCAACTGCCCCAGCGACTGCTCCGACATCTGCATTCAGGCGGGGTACACGGGCTTCTCGGGGGAGTGCAGCGGGACGACCTGCTACTGCAGCAACGACTGCGGATCCTGCGGCGACGCCTGCATGAACGCCGGCTACACGGGATTTTCCGGTCAATGCAGCGACTCCCAGTGCACCTGCAGCGACAAGTGCGGACAGTGCCCGTCCATTTGCGCCCAATCCGGAAAGTCGTTCTCGGGTTGGTGCACGGACACGAGCTGCTACTGCAATTGAGCGGGATCGCGCCGAGCCAAAGAAGAGGAAGTCAGATTTCTCGGGGCCGGCGCGAATACCCCGCCATGAAGAGTAGTTTCCTGGGGGTAGCGGGGTTGATGCTCTGTCTCGGCGGCGTGGCCAGCTGTAGAGACGTCGTTTTCGAGGACGGGCACCGGGTGAAGGACGACCATGTCCTCGCCGGGCGAACGCCGGCGCTGGGCGGACCGACGCTCACGACGGCGGAACGCTCGGCCGGCTTCTTCGTGTCGTCGAATGCGGCGCTCGCCAACCTGCAGACGGATCTGCGGACGCGCATGGATCTGCGGCTGTCCCTGAAGCACACCGTGGAGGCCATGCTGAACGGTCGCGTCACGACGCGCGACCCCCGGGCAGCGGTGCCCGCGCGATCCACGAGTGACATGACGCTGGCGACGCCGGTGTCACCCGGCATCGACATTCCGTCCATCTTGCGAAACGACGCGACCAGCCCGGGGGAGCTCCAGGCGCTGTGTGCGCATCCGCTGATCGGTCCGCGCTTGGGTGGAAGCTGCGGCACGAATCCGTTCAAAGGTCTGGACGACGTGCCCTACGACGACCTGCACGTGGATCTGGAGGCCGAGAACATCACCGTGATGTGGGACGCGCCCTCCCAGGTGTCGCGTCTGGTCACCGACCCGGGGAGCTGCACCGCCAACCCCTCGGGCGGCGTGGCGTCTGCCTGCAAGGCGGGGTTCTCGTGTCCCACGGACGGCACTGGAACCGCCGTCGCCGGGGCCTGCGTGGGCGCGACCTGCACCACCAACGCCAACTGCGTGGATCCGGCGTGTGCGCCCTTCGGCGGCTGCAACGATGGCGGCATCACCACCGGAACGTGCGACACCACGGCGGGCCGCTGCACCAGCTTCCTCGATCACGTGGAGAGCGAGAGTGACGGCTCGGCAACGGCGCCCACGCTGGTGGTGCGAGTGCCGTTCCATCTGGATCTGGATCCGGAAGACACCGTCGGTTCTCTCATCGACATCAACCTGCAGCGGCTGACCGTCGACTTTCGCATTCAGCCGACGGCGTGCACCGGGAGCTCCTGCCGGCAGTTCGATCGCAAGGTGTTCGACGGCTACGCGGGCTTGTTCAGCGACGTGGACTTCAGCTCCGCGGGGGCCGACGTTCGCGTGATCTCCCGCCTGGCGTCCCGCGAGTTCTCGGTGAACCCGACGCCGCTGTGCTTCTTGCCCTTCGCGGAGACGGCACTGGCGCCGTTCTTCCCCGCGCCTCCGGGGACCACGGGCTTCGCCTGCACGTACATCGCCTGGGAGGTGATCCCGCCGCTGCTGGACAAGGCCTTGACCAGCGCTGCGAAGGGCATGGGCAAGCTGCTCGATCCGCTGCTCAGCCCGCCGTCCTTGAGCCTGAACATTGCGGGCGCGCCTTCGTGGTTGTCCGTGGATCCCGCTCACGTGTTCTACGACACGCTGCCGACGGCGACCTCCGGCTCGGTGCTGCGGGCCCTCGGTGCGGCGGACGGTTCCTGGACGGACGGCACCGTGGACATCTTGGCGCGCGGCGCGACGTTCAACTCCATGCGCGTGGATCTTTCGGGCTCGCCGATCCCGGCGGCCTGTGCGGCTGGGACGCCCGGGACGTCGGGGTTCTGCACGGCGCTGTGCGGCGGCACGGCGACCAGCTGCGCGATGACCAACGCCAAGATCTGCTTCCGGCTCAACGGCGAGACCGCGCCCTGCACCGGAGGGCTGAGTCTGACCGCTCCGACCCTCACGCTGGTGCTCGGCATCGCGGGGGATCCATCGCCTGCCACCACCGTGGCTTCGATCACCAGCGCTACGGCCCCGCTGCCGCCGGCGCCCAACCTGGCGGTGCTGTTCGACACGGCGCCCGCCATCGCCCAGACGGTGCAGAGCATCTTCACCAAGCCATTGGAAGACGCCTTCGGTGACGGCGCCTTCTACTCGGCGATCGTGAATTGTCCCGCCACGGGAACGCGGCCGGCGGCGTGTCCGGTGGGTGCGGTGGGGCCGACCTTCGTGTTCACGGTGGACACGGATCGTGACGGTATCGCGGACTCGGAGGATGCCTGCCCCACGGATCCGGACACCGGCAACGTGAACAGCGACGGTGACGCCTTCTGCGACGGCAGCGATCTGTGTCCGTGGACGCCGAGCGAGTACAACCAGGCGCGCTACTGCAGCTGCGACTACGACGGCGATGGCTGCAACAACGAGCTGCTCGCCACTCCGGTGTCCGGCGCTCCGGCTTCGGTGCCCACTTCGTGCTCTCCCGGGCCGGGAGGGATCTTCGACGAGCGTCCGTCTCGTAGCGATCACGGTTCGGACGAGGACCACGACGGCATCACCGCGGACTGCGATCCGGATGACGACGGCGATGGCGTGCCGGACACGACGGACAACTGCCCCGACGTCGCGAACCCGACCCAGGCCGACTACGACTCGAACGGCGTCGGCGATGCGTGCGACCCGCTGTGCTGGGGGGCCGGAGCGCCGTGTCCTTCGCCGGAAGATCCGGGAGCGTTCGGCCACATCGACACCATCGACTTCGGTCGCGGGATTGGCTTGATTCCGGGTTGCCTCGCGGACGGCCCGGGGTGCTGGGGCTTCTTCCGCTTCGACTGCTTGAACATCGGTGGGTCCTGCTTCGACGACGTGGCCATCGACCGCTTCCAGGACGGGTTGATGTCCAGCTTGGTGTCGATGCCCGAGCTTCGCAGCGCGATTCCAATCGGGGACTTGGACGGTGACGGCTTCGCAGATCTGATCGCGGCGTCGCCCAAGCTCGGGCTCACCGCCCTCAGCGGACAGTCGGGCAAGCCGATCTGGACCACTCAGGTCGGGGCTCCCGGCTTCGGTGCCAGCATGATCTTGGCGGGCAACCTGATCGCCGTGGGCGCACCGGACGAGAGCATCAAGGGCCAGGAGGGCGCGGTGTACTGGTTCGACACGGCCGGCAAGGCCCTGGGCAAGCCGGTGATTGGCAAGGAGCCGGGAGAGCGCCTGGGAGCGAGCCTCGGTTACGTGAACGGCGTGGTGTTCGCAGGCGCTCCCGGCAAGCCGGGGGAGAGCTACGGACGGCTGTACTCGCTGGCGGGCCCCGGGAAGGGACTGCAGCTCGCGCTCGACGGCAAGAGCCTTCAGGTGCCGATCGGTGGAACTGCGCCCGTGGGGCTGAAGATGCAGGGCAAGAAGGCGCTCGTGTTCGGTGCGCCGAGCTACGGCTCGAGTGGTGCGGTGCTGGCCTTCGAGCAAACCGGCGCCGGCGTCGGCAAGCTGCTCATCGCCTACGCGGGCGAGAAGAAGTCGGAGCTCGGCAGCTCGGTGAGTGCCGCCGCGGACTTCGATGGCGATGGTGCTCTGGAGGTTGCCATCGGTGCACCGGGCTACGCCGCCGAGATGGGCGGCGTGTACTTCCTCAATGGCGACGGCAAGCTGCTGCCCTCCGGCTTGTGGGGCCCGAAGGGGTCGCGCTTCGGCCAGAGCGTCACGAGCATGGGTGATCTGAACGGGGACAAGCGGGCGGAGCTGGGCGTGACGCTACCCGGCTACCAGATGGCGAACGCCCAGACCCCGGGTGCCGAGCTGGTGCTCGGCTTCGACGGCAAGAAGTGACGAGCACGGCGCGCGCTCGAGGTGCCTGGAGCCCCGGGCGCGCGCTTGCTACCTTGGACGGGTGAGCGGCAACAGCTTCGGTCAGGCGTTTCGCATCACGACGGCGGGCGAGTCCCACGGCCCCGCCAACGTGGTGATCATCGACGGTTGCCCACCGGGCCTCGCCCTTTCCGTGGAAGATCTGCGAGGCGATCTCGCGCGCCGGCGGCCGGGTCAGAGCCGCATCGTGACGCAGCGGATGGAGAGCGACGAACCGGAGATCCTCTCCGGCGTGTTCGAAGGGAAGACCACGGGTACGCCCATCGCGATCCTGATCCGGAACCAGGACGCGAAGAGTCGAGACTACGCCGACATCGCGGACAAGTACCGCCCGGGCCACGCGGACTACACCTACGACGCCAAGTACGGCCGACGGGACTACCGCGGCGGTGGTCGCGCCAGCGCGCGCGAGACGGTCGCCCGGGTCGCCGCCGGCGCCGTCGCCAAGAAGCTCATCGCGGAGGCCTTCGGCGGCAGCGTGGTCGGCTTCGTGACGCGCATCGGGGACGTGGCCGCGCACGTTCCGGAACCCGAGCGCGTGACGCTCGGCCAGGTCGAGACGTTGCCGGATGGCTCGCCGAACCTGGTGCGCTGTCCGGACCCCGCGGCGGCGGCGCAAATGGTGGAGCTCGTGGAGCGCGTGCGCAAAGAGCAGGACTCCGTGGGCGGCGTGGCGCAGATCGTCGCTGGCTCCGTGCCGGCGGGCCTCGGGGAGCCGGTGTTCGACAAGCTCAAGGCGGATCTCGCCAAGGCGCTGTTCTCGATCCCCGCGGTGGTGGGCGTGGAGTACGGCGCGGGCTTCGCGGCCGCGAAAATGCGCGGCAGTCAGCACAACGATCCGTTCGTGGGCCAGCGCGGCGCGGACGGTGAGCTCGCCATCGTGACCGAGGGCAATCATCACGGCGGCATGCTGGGCGGCATCTCCAGCGGCATGCCGATCGTGCTGTCCGCCGCGGTGAAGCCGACCAGCAGCTTGCCGCAGGAGCAACGCACCGTGACCCGCCGCGGTGAGGCCACCACGGTGAGCACGCGAGGGCGTCACGATCCGTGTCTACTGCCGCGCTTCGTGCCCATCGCCGAAGCCATGG
The window above is part of the Polyangiaceae bacterium genome. Proteins encoded here:
- a CDS encoding VCBS repeat-containing protein, with product MKSSFLGVAGLMLCLGGVASCRDVVFEDGHRVKDDHVLAGRTPALGGPTLTTAERSAGFFVSSNAALANLQTDLRTRMDLRLSLKHTVEAMLNGRVTTRDPRAAVPARSTSDMTLATPVSPGIDIPSILRNDATSPGELQALCAHPLIGPRLGGSCGTNPFKGLDDVPYDDLHVDLEAENITVMWDAPSQVSRLVTDPGSCTANPSGGVASACKAGFSCPTDGTGTAVAGACVGATCTTNANCVDPACAPFGGCNDGGITTGTCDTTAGRCTSFLDHVESESDGSATAPTLVVRVPFHLDLDPEDTVGSLIDINLQRLTVDFRIQPTACTGSSCRQFDRKVFDGYAGLFSDVDFSSAGADVRVISRLASREFSVNPTPLCFLPFAETALAPFFPAPPGTTGFACTYIAWEVIPPLLDKALTSAAKGMGKLLDPLLSPPSLSLNIAGAPSWLSVDPAHVFYDTLPTATSGSVLRALGAADGSWTDGTVDILARGATFNSMRVDLSGSPIPAACAAGTPGTSGFCTALCGGTATSCAMTNAKICFRLNGETAPCTGGLSLTAPTLTLVLGIAGDPSPATTVASITSATAPLPPAPNLAVLFDTAPAIAQTVQSIFTKPLEDAFGDGAFYSAIVNCPATGTRPAACPVGAVGPTFVFTVDTDRDGIADSEDACPTDPDTGNVNSDGDAFCDGSDLCPWTPSEYNQARYCSCDYDGDGCNNELLATPVSGAPASVPTSCSPGPGGIFDERPSRSDHGSDEDHDGITADCDPDDDGDGVPDTTDNCPDVANPTQADYDSNGVGDACDPLCWGAGAPCPSPEDPGAFGHIDTIDFGRGIGLIPGCLADGPGCWGFFRFDCLNIGGSCFDDVAIDRFQDGLMSSLVSMPELRSAIPIGDLDGDGFADLIAASPKLGLTALSGQSGKPIWTTQVGAPGFGASMILAGNLIAVGAPDESIKGQEGAVYWFDTAGKALGKPVIGKEPGERLGASLGYVNGVVFAGAPGKPGESYGRLYSLAGPGKGLQLALDGKSLQVPIGGTAPVGLKMQGKKALVFGAPSYGSSGAVLAFEQTGAGVGKLLIAYAGEKKSELGSSVSAAADFDGDGALEVAIGAPGYAAEMGGVYFLNGDGKLLPSGLWGPKGSRFGQSVTSMGDLNGDKRAELGVTLPGYQMANAQTPGAELVLGFDGKK
- the aroC gene encoding chorismate synthase, which encodes MSGNSFGQAFRITTAGESHGPANVVIIDGCPPGLALSVEDLRGDLARRRPGQSRIVTQRMESDEPEILSGVFEGKTTGTPIAILIRNQDAKSRDYADIADKYRPGHADYTYDAKYGRRDYRGGGRASARETVARVAAGAVAKKLIAEAFGGSVVGFVTRIGDVAAHVPEPERVTLGQVETLPDGSPNLVRCPDPAAAAQMVELVERVRKEQDSVGGVAQIVAGSVPAGLGEPVFDKLKADLAKALFSIPAVVGVEYGAGFAAAKMRGSQHNDPFVGQRGADGELAIVTEGNHHGGMLGGISSGMPIVLSAAVKPTSSLPQEQRTVTRRGEATTVSTRGRHDPCLLPRFVPIAEAMVALVLADHWLRWAG